The Leptospira sp. WS60.C2 genome includes the window GTGGCAAATACCATAGATGATCCCAAAGAAGATGTCTTACAAATTGAGAAAAAACTTTTGATCTTTGCTGTTACAGAAGATAGCAATTTAGATGGTGTCTTAAATTATAAGGATCATAAATATGTTTACCTATTTGATCCTGAAACGAATAAACTTGATTCTGTTTTACCTGTAGGATTCCACTTTCGAAAACTTTTATTCAATTCGGCAAAAAATCACCTCACTTTGATTTTGGGAAAAAATCCTGAACCACAACAAAATAACCAACGTAAAAAACAACCTGAACCAAGTGTCAAACTACACGTCTACGATTATGATGTGGTATCCTCCAAAGGAATTCTCAGCGGAACATTGGAATCTCTTTCTTCCCAAGATACGATGTAATCAATAAAAAACCCCAAGAGATCTTGGGGTTTTTGGGGCTTTCGTGTTTCCAACAAATTGGAAATTGGTTCATGAACCGTGATGGGTTTATGCACCAATTCCTTGTCTTAATGAGATTCTAGTGTTTAGGACAATGCATCCTTTACGAGATCTTCTTGTTCTTTCAAGTGTGTGACTACGTGTCCGCACGCAGGGCTTGGGAATTCCGAACGTCCTGCGTAGTGGAGGCGTTTGTTTTCTGGCATCACGGCTTCGATCCGATCTCTTACAAAGAACCAAGCTCCTTGGTTCTTTGGCTCTTCTTGTACCCACACAAATTTTTTCAGTTTTCCGTAACTGGTGATCATTTGTTTGATGTGGTTTTCAGGGAACGGATAGAGTTGTTCGATTCGCACCACAGCCACGTTTTCTAGTTTTTGACTGTCGATCGCCTTACGTAAGTCATAGTAAACCTTTCCAGAACAGAAGAGTAACTTTTCTACTTTTTCTGGTTTCGCCACAGGGTCAGGAAGGATCTTTTTAAAGGCACCCGTTGTAATGTCTTCCAAACTAGAAGCAGCCTCTTTCAATCGAAGGAGTGACTTTGGAGTCATGATGATGAGAGGTTTTCTAAAACTTTGTAAAATTTGACGGCGTAGGATGTGGAAGTACTGCGCTGGTGTGGTGAGATTTGCCACTTGGATATTGTCCAAAGCACAGAGTTGCAAGAATCGTTCGAGTCTTGCTGAGGAGTGTTCTGGACCTTGTCCTTCGTAACCGTGTGGCAGTAAACAGACAAGACCAGACATCCTTTGCCATTTGATTTCCGAGCTGGAAATGAACTGGTCAAAGATCACCTGAGCATTATTTGCAAAGTCACCAAACTGTGCTTCCCACATCACAAGGCTACTTGGATCGGCAAGAGAATATCCATACTCAAAACCGAGACAAGAGTATTCAGAAAGGGAAGAGTTCACAATTTCGATCTTTGCTTGTTTGTCGCTGATGTGATTGAGAAGGGTGAGTTTTTTCCCATTCACAATATCAGAGAGGGTTGCATGTCGATGAGAGAATGTTCCCCGTTGTGCATCTTGTCCCCCAAGCCGGATCGGGAATCCATTTTCGAGAATGGATCCAAACGACAAGGCTTCCGCAAAACCCCAATCAATGGGGAGTTCTCCCGTACCCATTTTTTTACGATCTTCTAACACTTTGATGTGTTTAGGATTGGCATTAAAGCCTTCTGGTAGGGTAGTCACTGCTTTTACAATGCCACCTAATTGTTGTTGGAGTAGTTCCGTATGCACATCGGAATCAAGTGGTTCTTTCGTGTAACGAGACCAAACACCACCGAGTGTATCGACTGTAATGCGAGTGTCTTTTTCCTTGGCTTGTTGGAAGGAATTTTCGAGCCCTTGGAGGATTCCATCTTTGATGAACTGAATTTCATCAGGAGTGATGTCCCCACGTTGTAACAACTTTTGTTCGTAAAGAGCAATTGTTTTTGGGTGTTTTTTGATGATATCATACATCTGTGGTTGTGTGAAACTTGGTTCGTCTGTTTCGTTGTGACCAAGACGTCTGTAACAAATCAAATCGATGATTACATCTTTTTTGAATTTTTGGCGGTATTCTAACGCCAGTTTTGTGACTCGGTATGCGGCTTCTGGATCATCCCCATTCACATGGAAAATCGGAACTTGGAATCCTTTAGCGAGGTCTGTTGCATACAAAGTGGACCTGGATTCACTTGGGAGTGTGGTAAATCCAATTTGGTTATTGATGACAATGTGGAACGTTCCCCCCACAGTGTACCCTTCCAAATTCATCATGTTAAACGTCTCTGCGACTACACCTTGGCCTGCAAATGCGGCATCTCCGTGGATGGCAACTGGCATATATTTAGAACGGTCTAAGTCCTTCCCCATTTCTTGGCGGGCACGAACGGATCCAAAAATGACGGGGTCAACAGCCTCTAAGTGAGACGGGTTAAAGGCAAGAGAGAGTTTTACTTCTTTTCCGTAATGGGTCATCACATGGTTGGAATATCCCAAGTGGTATTTTACGTCCGCATACCCGAGTTGGCCTGGGTTTAGTTTTTCTTCGAACTCTGCAAAGATAAGACCGGCCGGTTTACGGATGATGTTGACTAACACATTGAGGCGTCCCCTGTGAGCCATACCGATCACAAGAGCATCCATTTTATGACCACCCGCTTCTTCGACAAGAGTGTCAAGCATGGGGATCATGGTTTCCCCACCTTCGAGCGAGAATCTTTTTTTCCCTACGAATTTTTTAGCGAGGAAGTTTTCGAAACTATCTGCTTGGTAAAGTTTTTCAAACAAACGTAAGGCGGTTTTTTTGTCGATGGGTTCGTTGTTGGCAAGAGGTTCCATTTTGTTTTGTAACCACTCACGTTCCTCATCATTGACAAGGTAGTAGTGTTCACAGCCGATTGATCCGCAGTAGGTTTTTTCAAACCAATCAATCACATTCCTCAGTTTCGTTTTTCCAAGATTTGCAATCCCTGAATCCACTTCCGTGTCTAAGTCAGATGGTTTGAGTGCTTTGATTTTGAGATCAATGAATTCGCGGTTTGGTTTGTTGATCCCAAGTGGATCAAGATTTGCCGCTAAGTGACCTTGTCTTCTGTATGCATTGAGAAGGTTGATGATTCCAAAGTCACTGAGAGAAGAGTCTTTTCTGTGTTCGGTGGATGTGTAATTCACATAACCATTTCCATTAAAACCGCCACCATTCGATCCCTGTCCCGCGACCGAAGATCGTTCCAAATCTTGGAAAAAATCAATCCAATCTTTGGATAAGGAAGAAGGGTCTTCCTTAAACTGTTTGTAATACTCTTCTAACAATACAACGTTATCGCCGTATAAACTCATCATCTGATCGGTTGTCATAAATTCTCCCTAAAACAACAAAACAACTGTTATATTACGAATGGATGGACCATTTCGCATCAGCATCCATCGCCGCTTCTCTGAGGACTTCTGAAAGAGTCGGGTGGGCATGTGTCGAACGTGCAATGTCTTCGGCACTGGCACCAAACTCAAACGCTACTGCTGCTTCTGCAATCATGTCAGAAGCTCTTGGTCCTACGATGTAGACTCCGAGCAGTTTGTCCGTTTTTTTGTCGGCTAGGACTTTCACTTGTCCGTCCGTTTCGTTCATGGCTTTGGCACGAGCGTTGGGTTTGAACATATACTTACCCACTTTGTATTCGATGCCTTTGGCTTTGAGTTCTTCTTCACCGAGACCAACCCATGCCACTTCCGGCCAAGTGTAAACGATCCAAGGAATGGCTTTGTAATTCACATGACCATACTTTCCACAAATGAGTTCGGCGACGGCAATCCCTTCGTCTTCTGCTTTGTGCGCAAGCATCGGTCCATCAATCACGTCCCCAATGGCATAAATATTAGGAATGTTCGTTTGGAATTTGTTTGGTTCGACTTTGATACGACCACGGTCTGTCATCTCGATCCCAATTTCTTTGGCACCAAGTCCATCCGTGTTCGGACGGCGACCAATGGAAACAAGCACCTTGTCTCCTTCGAGAATTGTTTTTTTGCCGTCTTTCCCTTCGATTTCGACTTCAACTTTTTTTCCTTTGACCTTGGCGCCATGTACTTTGGTTTCAAAGAGGAAATTGATTCCTTGCTGAGTGAGAAGTCTTTCGGCAAGACTTGCCATCGCTTGGTCAGCCGTTCCAAAAAGGCGTGGCATCAGTTCCACCACAGTGACTTTGGCACCAAGGCGTAACCAAACGGATCCTAGTTCGAGTCCAATGACCCCGGCACCCACAATGATGAGGTGCTCAGGAACGGCATCAAGGGCAATGGCGTGGTCTGAGGTGACGATGTTTTTTCCATCCACAGGGAGTGGAGGGATTTCAATAGGAGAGGAACCAGAGGCAATGATGACGTTCGTTCCAGAGATGGATTCTTTTTTCCCATCTTCTGCAGTGATGGAAATTTCGTTTTTAGACACAAAACTTGCATGACCCAAGTAACGAGTGATTTTGTTTTTTTTCATCAGGTAGTCAACACCTGCTGTCACTTCACTCACCACTTTGTCTTTACGAGCCATCATCTTGGCGATGTCAATTTTGACATCTTTCACCGAGATTCCATGGTCAGCTAATTTATGTTTGGTTTTGTGATACTCCTCCGAAGAATCGAGAAGGGCTTTGGAAGGGATACATCCAACGTTTAGACAAGTCCCCCCGAGAGTTTTTCTTTTTTCAATGATGGCTACTTTTTTGCCGAGTTGGGCTGCGCGAACCGCAGCCACATACCCACCAGGACCTGCCCCAATGACAACGATATCGTATTGTTCCATAAAGTGCTTATACCTCAAAGAGGAGTCTTGTTGGATCCTCTACCATTTCTTTGATCTTCACAAGGAACTGCACGGCTTCCTTTCCATCCACAATTCTGTGGTCATACGAAAGAGCGAGATACATCATAGGACGAATCACAATTTGGTCATTCACAACTACCGCGCGTTTGACGATGTTGTGCATTCCGAGGATTCCTGATTGTGGAGGGTTTAAGATAGGTGTGGACATCATCGATCCATACACACCACCATTCGAGATAGAGAAGGTTCCACCTTCCATATCTTCCAAAGAAATTTTTCCGTCTTTCACTTTACCTGCAAGTCTTGCGATCTCCTGTTCGATCTGTGCAAAACTAAGTAGGTCAGCGTTACGAACAATCGGAACCACAAGTCCTTTTGGTCCACCCACAGCGACTCCGATGTCGTAGTAGTTTTTGTAGACAATGTCTGTTCCGCGAATCTCTGCGTTGATCGCAGGGAATGCTTTCAGAGCTGCCACGGCTGCTTTGGTGAAAAGAGACATGAACCCAAGGCCTACACCGTGCGTTTCTTTGAACTTGTCTTTGTATTTATTACGAAGTTCCATGATGGGCGCCATGTCCACTTCATTGAATGTGGTGAGAATGGCTGCCGTGTGTTGTGCTTGCACAAGTCTATTGGCAATGGTTTGACGAAGTTTCGTCATTGGCACAACGGTTTCTCTAGGTCCTGCATTGGCCGATACCACAACCGCTTTTGGAATTTCAGGACTAGTTTGTGCGGCCTTAGAAGTGCCAGCGGAGCTTGCTCCCCCTTTTTCCATATAAAGGATCACATCTTCTTTTGTGATTTGTCCGTTACGACCAGTGCCTGTGATTTTGGAAGCATCTAATTTATTTTCTTCAATGAGTTTACGTGCGGCAGGAGGAAGTTCTTCATTCACTTTGCCTGTGTTAGGTTGTGCACTTGGAGTTTCTGCTTTGGGAGCAGGTGTTCCTGAACTTGCCGGTGCGGATGCCACAGCGCCTTCTTCGATGGCACCAATGATGTCCCTAACATGCACCACATCCCCCACCTTTTTGGTGATGGATTTTAAGACCCCAGACGTTGGGGCTGGAATTTCTAACGAAACTTTATCTGTTTCTAAAATCGCGAGCACTTCGTCTACTTTGACAGCGTCGCCTTCTTTTTTGGTCCAAGCACTGATGGTTGCTTCGGTTACGGATTCCCCCATCTCGGGGACTTTGATTTCTATTGCCATGAAATATTCCTTAGCAGGTTTTTAGAGAAAAATAGCGTTTTAGAGGAGTGAGATCCCATTTGAATCTAAGACTACCGTAACTTGCCCAAAGGTTAAAACGCAAGCGGAAAAAACGAAAAGACCTTGAGTTTCAGTTCATTTGTCTATGTTTAGCAAGTATGATCCGTTCTTTCCAAGGCCATACACCTTCTCTTCACCCCTCGTCCTGGGTGGCACCGTCTGCGGACGTTTTAGGGAAGGTCACAATCGGTGAAGATTCTTCCATTTGGTTCCAATGTGTGCTCCGGGGTGATGTGAACACCATCACCATTGGCAAACATGTGAACATCCAAGACATGACACTCGTACATGTAGCAAGAGATTTGTATCCAGTGACCATTGGAGATTATGTATCCATCGGCCACCACGCCACGATCCACGGATGCACTCTTCGCGATCATAGTTTTGTTGGGATGGGGGCCATGATCATGGATGATGTCGAAATTGGAGAATGGTCCTTTGTGGGTGCAGGGTCCCTTGTTCCCCCAGGCAAAAAAATCCCACCTGGGGTTCTTGTGATGGGAAGCCCCGCCAAAATCATCCGCGACATCACAGACAAAGATAGAGAAATCATTACACGCACTGCCAATAATTATGTGAAGTACAAAGAGAACTATCGTAACGAAGGGATTGGGGGCACATCCCTTTCCTAAGGGAAAGGGACCGGGTCATTCGCTCCAATCTTTCGCTTTCGCGAAA containing:
- a CDS encoding 2-oxoglutarate dehydrogenase E1 component — translated: MTTDQMMSLYGDNVVLLEEYYKQFKEDPSSLSKDWIDFFQDLERSSVAGQGSNGGGFNGNGYVNYTSTEHRKDSSLSDFGIINLLNAYRRQGHLAANLDPLGINKPNREFIDLKIKALKPSDLDTEVDSGIANLGKTKLRNVIDWFEKTYCGSIGCEHYYLVNDEEREWLQNKMEPLANNEPIDKKTALRLFEKLYQADSFENFLAKKFVGKKRFSLEGGETMIPMLDTLVEEAGGHKMDALVIGMAHRGRLNVLVNIIRKPAGLIFAEFEEKLNPGQLGYADVKYHLGYSNHVMTHYGKEVKLSLAFNPSHLEAVDPVIFGSVRARQEMGKDLDRSKYMPVAIHGDAAFAGQGVVAETFNMMNLEGYTVGGTFHIVINNQIGFTTLPSESRSTLYATDLAKGFQVPIFHVNGDDPEAAYRVTKLALEYRQKFKKDVIIDLICYRRLGHNETDEPSFTQPQMYDIIKKHPKTIALYEQKLLQRGDITPDEIQFIKDGILQGLENSFQQAKEKDTRITVDTLGGVWSRYTKEPLDSDVHTELLQQQLGGIVKAVTTLPEGFNANPKHIKVLEDRKKMGTGELPIDWGFAEALSFGSILENGFPIRLGGQDAQRGTFSHRHATLSDIVNGKKLTLLNHISDKQAKIEIVNSSLSEYSCLGFEYGYSLADPSSLVMWEAQFGDFANNAQVIFDQFISSSEIKWQRMSGLVCLLPHGYEGQGPEHSSARLERFLQLCALDNIQVANLTTPAQYFHILRRQILQSFRKPLIIMTPKSLLRLKEAASSLEDITTGAFKKILPDPVAKPEKVEKLLFCSGKVYYDLRKAIDSQKLENVAVVRIEQLYPFPENHIKQMITSYGKLKKFVWVQEEPKNQGAWFFVRDRIEAVMPENKRLHYAGRSEFPSPACGHVVTHLKEQEDLVKDALS
- the lpdA gene encoding dihydrolipoyl dehydrogenase codes for the protein MEQYDIVVIGAGPGGYVAAVRAAQLGKKVAIIEKRKTLGGTCLNVGCIPSKALLDSSEEYHKTKHKLADHGISVKDVKIDIAKMMARKDKVVSEVTAGVDYLMKKNKITRYLGHASFVSKNEISITAEDGKKESISGTNVIIASGSSPIEIPPLPVDGKNIVTSDHAIALDAVPEHLIIVGAGVIGLELGSVWLRLGAKVTVVELMPRLFGTADQAMASLAERLLTQQGINFLFETKVHGAKVKGKKVEVEIEGKDGKKTILEGDKVLVSIGRRPNTDGLGAKEIGIEMTDRGRIKVEPNKFQTNIPNIYAIGDVIDGPMLAHKAEDEGIAVAELICGKYGHVNYKAIPWIVYTWPEVAWVGLGEEELKAKGIEYKVGKYMFKPNARAKAMNETDGQVKVLADKKTDKLLGVYIVGPRASDMIAEAAVAFEFGASAEDIARSTHAHPTLSEVLREAAMDADAKWSIHS
- the odhB gene encoding 2-oxoglutarate dehydrogenase complex dihydrolipoyllysine-residue succinyltransferase, which codes for MAIEIKVPEMGESVTEATISAWTKKEGDAVKVDEVLAILETDKVSLEIPAPTSGVLKSITKKVGDVVHVRDIIGAIEEGAVASAPASSGTPAPKAETPSAQPNTGKVNEELPPAARKLIEENKLDASKITGTGRNGQITKEDVILYMEKGGASSAGTSKAAQTSPEIPKAVVVSANAGPRETVVPMTKLRQTIANRLVQAQHTAAILTTFNEVDMAPIMELRNKYKDKFKETHGVGLGFMSLFTKAAVAALKAFPAINAEIRGTDIVYKNYYDIGVAVGGPKGLVVPIVRNADLLSFAQIEQEIARLAGKVKDGKISLEDMEGGTFSISNGGVYGSMMSTPILNPPQSGILGMHNIVKRAVVVNDQIVIRPMMYLALSYDHRIVDGKEAVQFLVKIKEMVEDPTRLLFEV
- a CDS encoding gamma carbonic anhydrase family protein, which produces MIRSFQGHTPSLHPSSWVAPSADVLGKVTIGEDSSIWFQCVLRGDVNTITIGKHVNIQDMTLVHVARDLYPVTIGDYVSIGHHATIHGCTLRDHSFVGMGAMIMDDVEIGEWSFVGAGSLVPPGKKIPPGVLVMGSPAKIIRDITDKDREIITRTANNYVKYKENYRNEGIGGTSLS